One Mycobacteroides salmoniphilum DNA segment encodes these proteins:
- the nuoI gene encoding NADH-quinone oxidoreductase subunit NuoI produces MPDLLRHSVDAMAGFWVTFSSMFKKRLTEQYPEKKEPTAPRYHGRHQLNRYTDGLEKCIGCELCAWACPADAIFVEGADNSEDERFSPGERYGRVYQINYLRCIGCGLCIEACPTRALTMTNDYEMADDNRSDLIYGKDKLLAPLQPGMAPPPHAMYPGTTDTDYYLGNLPQAGEDVR; encoded by the coding sequence ATGCCTGATCTTCTGCGACATTCGGTCGATGCCATGGCGGGGTTCTGGGTGACCTTCTCGTCGATGTTCAAAAAGCGGCTCACCGAGCAATACCCTGAGAAGAAGGAGCCCACCGCACCGCGGTATCACGGACGGCATCAACTCAACCGGTACACCGATGGGCTCGAGAAATGTATCGGTTGCGAGCTGTGCGCCTGGGCATGTCCGGCCGATGCCATATTTGTCGAGGGCGCCGACAATTCCGAGGACGAACGCTTCTCGCCGGGTGAGCGATACGGTCGGGTGTACCAGATCAACTATCTGCGGTGCATCGGTTGCGGGCTGTGTATCGAGGCATGCCCGACCCGCGCGCTGACCATGACCAACGACTACGAGATGGCCGATGACAACCGGTCCGACCTCATCTATGGCAAGGACAAACTGCTGGCACCGTTGCAGCCCGGAATGGCGCCGCCCCCACACGCGATGTACCCGGGCACCACCGACACGGACTACTACCTGGGCAACCTGCCTCAGGCGGGGGAGGACGTCAGGTGA